TTCGCTGCCCTTGCGTGAGGTGGTGAACGAGGAGTTGTTCAGCTCCAGCGCCACGTCGTACTTCGCCGCCGCTTCCGCTACCGCGCGAATGTCGATCGGGTAGTTCGGGTTGCCGGGGTGGCTGATAATGTGCACCAGCCCGCCGGCCATCGCGGCGATCATCGCTTCGGTGTGGGTGGCCTCGTCCTGCGGCGGGAACACCGGCTCGTGGAAGCCGGCAACGATAATATCGATCGAGCCGAGCATCGGGCCACTGCAGTCGATCTCGCCCTGCAGGTTTTTGATGTTGGCTTCAATCCCGCGCAGCACGCCGATGCCGTCAATCACGCGCGGCCAGACTTTCATATTAACGAAGTGCCAGTAGTGCGGCGCGTCGGCCATATCCGGGCCGTGATCGGTAATCGCCAGCAGCTTAACGCCGCAGGTCTGCGCCTGCAGCACGTAGTCGCGCAGCGTGCTGTAGGCATGGGTGCTGGCAACGGTGTGCATATGTAGATCGACCGGGTACATGTTATCTCCTTTCTGCGGGGCGCTCGCCGCCCCGCCTGCTGTTAGTAGCCGCGGCTCAGATCGACGCGGCCGGACGGCATCTCACCTTGTTCCTGCAACAGAATCGAACGCGTGATGTAGTCGCAAGCTTCCTCTCTTAAGGTTACAGCCGCATTATGCGGCGTGATGGCGATGTCAGGATGGGACCAGAACGCGTGTTCCACCGGCAGCGGCTCGTGGTTAAACACGTCCAGCGCCGCGGCGCTGACTTCACCGGCCTCCAGCGCGGCCAGCAGGTCGGCCTCGACCAGGTGGGCACCGCGCGCCAGGTTAAGCAGGAATGCGCCCGGCAGCAGCTGGCCGAGCAGCGCGCGGTTGATAATGCCGACGGTCTGCGGCGTGTTGGGCAGCAGGTTGATCAGCACCCGGGTGCCGGAGAGAAACTCACCGAGCTGCGCGTCACCGTGGAAGCTGGTCACCCCGTCAATCTGCTTCGGCGAGCGGCTCCAGCAGCGCAGCGGGAAGCCCCACGCCTGCAGGCTCTGCGCCACGCTGGCCCCCAGCACTCCGGCCCCGAGCAGGCCGATGGTAAACTCTTCGCGGCGGTGGTTACGCAGGTGGTGCCACAGCGCTTCGCGCTTCTGCTGCTGGTACTCCGGGAACCGGCGGAACCAGCCAAGCACGTGGTAGACGGCATACTCCTGCATCTGCAGGCTCATACCGGTATCTTCCAGCCGGAACAGCGGCACGCCTTCGCCGAGCATAT
This portion of the Erwinia sp. E602 genome encodes:
- a CDS encoding phosphatase encodes the protein MYPVDLHMHTVASTHAYSTLRDYVLQAQTCGVKLLAITDHGPDMADAPHYWHFVNMKVWPRVIDGIGVLRGIEANIKNLQGEIDCSGPMLGSIDIIVAGFHEPVFPPQDEATHTEAMIAAMAGGLVHIISHPGNPNYPIDIRAVAEAAAKYDVALELNNSSFTTSRKGSEPNCRKVAEAVRDAGGRIALGSDSHTAFTLGQFDHCLRIMQEVDFPQDRVLNVTPRRLLDFLEMRTGKKIAEFAAF
- the ghrA gene encoding glyoxylate/hydroxypyruvate reductase GhrA, whose product is MDILFYHPSFKADKWIDLLQQRLPGARVRQWLPGDDRPADYALVRNPPPEMLKGRRLRGVYALGAGVDDILEQLRQHPDMLGEGVPLFRLEDTGMSLQMQEYAVYHVLGWFRRFPEYQQQKREALWHHLRNHRREEFTIGLLGAGVLGASVAQSLQAWGFPLRCWSRSPKQIDGVTSFHGDAQLGEFLSGTRVLINLLPNTPQTVGIINRALLGQLLPGAFLLNLARGAHLVEADLLAALEAGEVSAAALDVFNHEPLPVEHAFWSHPDIAITPHNAAVTLREEACDYITRSILLQEQGEMPSGRVDLSRGY